A DNA window from Alligator mississippiensis isolate rAllMis1 chromosome 11, rAllMis1, whole genome shotgun sequence contains the following coding sequences:
- the LEO1 gene encoding RNA polymerase-associated protein LEO1 isoform X1, translating to MADMEELFGSDADSEPEQKDSDSGSDSDSDQENAGSGSNASGSESDGDDDREAVKPSNKELFGDDSEDEAASHHTGSDNQSERSYNHSEASGHSEREDNDQSDLDQHSGSEAGHDDDDDDQGHGSDEGSHRSEADGSEKAHSEDEKWGKEDKSDQSDDDDKLQNSDDEERPQKSDEEEKVQNSDDDERPQVSDDEERLQNSDEEKMQNSDDEERPQMSDEEKMQNSDDDERAQHSDEEKMQNSDDDERAQLSDEEEQERKSESARGSDSEDEILRMKRKKRITSDSEMESDAEGQKDHTDVMDLFGGADDISSGSDGEDKPPTPGQPIDENGLNQDQQEEEPIPETRIEVEIPKVNTDLGNDLYFVKLPNFLSVEPRPFDPQYYEDEFEDEEMLDEEGRTRLKLKVENTIRWRMRRDEEGNEIRESNARIVKWSDGSMSLHLGNEVFDVYKAPLQGDHNHLFIRQGTGLQGQAVFKTKLTFRPHSTDSATHRKMTLSLADRCSKTQKIRILPMAGRDPESQRTEMIKKEEERLRASIRRESQQRRMREKQHQRGLSANYLEPDRYDEEDEGDEAISLAAIKNRYKGGIREERARIYSSDSDEGSDEDRTQRLLKAKKLTSDEEGEPSGKRKAEDDDKANKKHKKYVISDEEEEDDD from the exons ATGGCGGACATGGAGGAGCTGTTCGGCAGCGACGCCGACTCCGAGCCGGAGCAGAAAG ATTCTGACTCTGGATCTGACTCTGACTCTGACCAGGAGAATGCTGGCTCTGGCAGTAACGCTTCTGGAAGTGAGAGTGATGGGGATGATGACAGAGAGGCAGTAAAGCCCAGTAATAAAGAGCTCTTTGGAGATGACAGTGAGGATGAAGCAGCATCCCACCATACGGGGAGTGACAACCAGTCTGAAAGATCATACAATCACTCCGAAGCTTCAGGGCATTCTGAGCGTGAAGACAATGACCAGTCAGACTTAGATCAGCACAGCGGCTCAGAAGCTGGCCATGACGATGATGACGATGACCAAGGACATGGGTCAGATGAAGGTAGCCATCGCTCAGAGGCAGATGGGTCTGAAAAAGCACATTCAGAGGATGAAAAGTGGGGCAAGGAAGACAAAAGTGATCAGTCAGATGATGATGATAAGCTGCAGAACTCCGACGATGAAGAAAGGCCACAAAAGTCTGATGAGGAAGAGAAGGTGCAGAACTCTGATGACGATGAAAGGCCTCAGGTGTCTGAcgatgaggagaggctacagaaCTCTGATGAAGAGAAAATGCAGAACTCTGATGATGAGGAGAGGCCACAGATGTCTGATGAGGAGAAGATGCAGAACTCGGATGATGATGAACGAGCCCAACATTCAGATGAGGAGAAGATGCAGAACTCGGATGATGACGAACGAGCTCAACTTTCAGATGAGGAAGAACAGGAACGTAAATCTG AATCTGCAAGGGGGAGCGACAGTGAAGATGAAATTTTACGCATGAAGCGCAAGAAACGAATCACGTCGGATTCAGAAATGGAGAGTGATGCAGAAGGACAGAAAG ATCATACAGATGTCATGGATCTCTTTGGCGGTGCAGATGATATTTCTTCTGGGAGCGATGGGGAAGACAAGCCACCAACTCCAGGACAGCCCATT GATGAGAATGGGTTGAATCAGGACCAGCAGGAAGAAGAACCTATTCCAGAGACTAGAATAGAAGTAGAAATACCAAAAGTCAACACAGACTTAGGAAATGATTTATATTTTGTGAAGCTGCCCAACTTCCTCAGCGTGGAGCCCAG ACCTTTTGATCCTCAGTATTATGAGGATGAATTTGAAGATGAAGAGATGCTTGATGAAGAAGGTAGAACCAGATTAAAACTGAAG GTAGAAAACACCATACGTTGGCGAATGCGACGAGATGAAGAGGGAAATGAGATTCGAGAAAGCAATGCCCGGATAGTCAAGTGGTCAGATGGAAG CATGTCGCTCCATTTAGGCAATGAAGTCTTTGATGTGTACAAGGCACCACTACAGGGAGATCATAACCATCTGTTCATCAGACAAGGAACTGGTCTGCAGGGTCAGGCTGTGTTCAAGACTAAATTAACCTTCAG ACCTCACTCAACGGACAGTGCTACCCACAGGAAAATGACTTTGTCACTTGCAGATAGATGTTCAAAGACTCAGAAAATTCGTATCTTACCAATGGCTGGTCGTGATCCAGAGTCTCAACGCACAGAAATGATTAAG AAAGAAGAGGAAAGGTTAAGAGCTTCTATTCGCAGAGAGTCCCAGCAGCGAAGAATGCGAGAGAAGCAACACCAGCGTGGATTGAGTGCAAATTACTTGGAACCTGATCGCTATGATGAGGAAGATGAAGGAGATGAGGCGATCAGTCTGGCAGCTATTAAAAACCGCTATAAAGGTGGCATCAGAG AGGAACGAGCTAGGATCTATTCTTCAGACAGtgatgagggatcagatgaagacagaacacagaggctgctgaaggCAAAGAAACTCACTAGTGACGAG GAAGGTGAGCCTTCTGGAAAGAGGAAAGCTGAGGATGACGACAAGGCAAATAAGAAGCACAAGAAATATGTGATCAgcgatgaggaggaggaggatgatgaTTAA
- the LEO1 gene encoding RNA polymerase-associated protein LEO1 isoform X2 yields MADMEELFGSDADSEPEQKDSDSGSDSDSDQENAGSGSNASGSESDGDDDREAVKPSNKELFGDDSEDEAASHHTGSDNQSERSYNHSEASGHSEREDNDQSDLDQHSGSEAGHDDDDDDQGHGSDEGSHRSEADGSEKAHSEDEKWGKEDKSDQSDDDDKLQNSDDEERPQKSDEEEKVQNSDDDERPQVSDDEERLQNSDEEKMQNSDDEERPQMSDEEKMQNSDDDERAQHSDEEKMQNSDDDERAQLSDEEEQERKSESARGSDSEDEILRMKRKKRITSDSEMESDAEGQKDHTDVMDLFGGADDISSGSDGEDKPPTPGQPIDENGLNQDQQEEEPIPETRIEVEIPKVNTDLGNDLYFVKLPNFLSVEPRPFDPQYYEDEFEDEEMLDEEGRTRLKLKVENTIRWRMRRDEEGNEIRESNARIVKWSDGSMSLHLGNEVFDVYKAPLQGDHNHLFIRQGTGLQGQAVFKTKLTFRPHSTDSATHRKMTLSLADRCSKTQKIRILPMAGRDPESQRTEMIKKEEERLRASIRRESQQRRMREKQHQRGLSANYLEPDRYDEEDEGDEAISLAAIKNRYKGGIREERARIYSSDSDEGSDEDRTQRLLKAKKLTSDEVSLLERGKLRMTTRQIRSTRNM; encoded by the exons ATGGCGGACATGGAGGAGCTGTTCGGCAGCGACGCCGACTCCGAGCCGGAGCAGAAAG ATTCTGACTCTGGATCTGACTCTGACTCTGACCAGGAGAATGCTGGCTCTGGCAGTAACGCTTCTGGAAGTGAGAGTGATGGGGATGATGACAGAGAGGCAGTAAAGCCCAGTAATAAAGAGCTCTTTGGAGATGACAGTGAGGATGAAGCAGCATCCCACCATACGGGGAGTGACAACCAGTCTGAAAGATCATACAATCACTCCGAAGCTTCAGGGCATTCTGAGCGTGAAGACAATGACCAGTCAGACTTAGATCAGCACAGCGGCTCAGAAGCTGGCCATGACGATGATGACGATGACCAAGGACATGGGTCAGATGAAGGTAGCCATCGCTCAGAGGCAGATGGGTCTGAAAAAGCACATTCAGAGGATGAAAAGTGGGGCAAGGAAGACAAAAGTGATCAGTCAGATGATGATGATAAGCTGCAGAACTCCGACGATGAAGAAAGGCCACAAAAGTCTGATGAGGAAGAGAAGGTGCAGAACTCTGATGACGATGAAAGGCCTCAGGTGTCTGAcgatgaggagaggctacagaaCTCTGATGAAGAGAAAATGCAGAACTCTGATGATGAGGAGAGGCCACAGATGTCTGATGAGGAGAAGATGCAGAACTCGGATGATGATGAACGAGCCCAACATTCAGATGAGGAGAAGATGCAGAACTCGGATGATGACGAACGAGCTCAACTTTCAGATGAGGAAGAACAGGAACGTAAATCTG AATCTGCAAGGGGGAGCGACAGTGAAGATGAAATTTTACGCATGAAGCGCAAGAAACGAATCACGTCGGATTCAGAAATGGAGAGTGATGCAGAAGGACAGAAAG ATCATACAGATGTCATGGATCTCTTTGGCGGTGCAGATGATATTTCTTCTGGGAGCGATGGGGAAGACAAGCCACCAACTCCAGGACAGCCCATT GATGAGAATGGGTTGAATCAGGACCAGCAGGAAGAAGAACCTATTCCAGAGACTAGAATAGAAGTAGAAATACCAAAAGTCAACACAGACTTAGGAAATGATTTATATTTTGTGAAGCTGCCCAACTTCCTCAGCGTGGAGCCCAG ACCTTTTGATCCTCAGTATTATGAGGATGAATTTGAAGATGAAGAGATGCTTGATGAAGAAGGTAGAACCAGATTAAAACTGAAG GTAGAAAACACCATACGTTGGCGAATGCGACGAGATGAAGAGGGAAATGAGATTCGAGAAAGCAATGCCCGGATAGTCAAGTGGTCAGATGGAAG CATGTCGCTCCATTTAGGCAATGAAGTCTTTGATGTGTACAAGGCACCACTACAGGGAGATCATAACCATCTGTTCATCAGACAAGGAACTGGTCTGCAGGGTCAGGCTGTGTTCAAGACTAAATTAACCTTCAG ACCTCACTCAACGGACAGTGCTACCCACAGGAAAATGACTTTGTCACTTGCAGATAGATGTTCAAAGACTCAGAAAATTCGTATCTTACCAATGGCTGGTCGTGATCCAGAGTCTCAACGCACAGAAATGATTAAG AAAGAAGAGGAAAGGTTAAGAGCTTCTATTCGCAGAGAGTCCCAGCAGCGAAGAATGCGAGAGAAGCAACACCAGCGTGGATTGAGTGCAAATTACTTGGAACCTGATCGCTATGATGAGGAAGATGAAGGAGATGAGGCGATCAGTCTGGCAGCTATTAAAAACCGCTATAAAGGTGGCATCAGAG AGGAACGAGCTAGGATCTATTCTTCAGACAGtgatgagggatcagatgaagacagaacacagaggctgctgaaggCAAAGAAACTCACTAGTGACGAG GTGAGCCTTCTGGAAAGAGGAAAGCTGAGGATGACGACAAGGCAAATAAGAAGCACAAGAAATATGTGA